The Glycine soja cultivar W05 chromosome 8, ASM419377v2, whole genome shotgun sequence genome has a window encoding:
- the LOC114423209 gene encoding bidirectional sugar transporter SWEET4-like isoform X1 has protein sequence MTATDIARTAVGIIGNIISGALFLSPALKKNIQYRPTFVEICKKGSVEQYSAAPYLATLVNCMVWTLYGLPMVHPNSILVVTINGSGCIIELIFVTLFLIYSGGKKRLKVLLWLLLELIFISVLTFITLTKVHTFKKRSAIVGTTCILFNIMMYASPLAIMKLVIKTKSVEYMPFYISLASFGNGVAWTTYSLIRFDKFITIPNGLGTLFAVAQLILYATYYKSTQRQIAARNGNGGVNLSQVVVGRDDQSKPDN, from the exons ATGACTGCAACTGATATTGCTCGAACAGCGGTCGGCATCATAG GAAACATCATCTCGGGCGCTTTGTTCCTGTCCCCAGC attaaaaaaaa atATACAATACAGGCCCACTTTTGTCGAAATATGCAAGAAGGGATCAGTGGAGCAGTACTCGGCAGCACCATACCTAGCAACGCTGGTGAACTGCATGGTTTGGACCCTGTACGGTCTACCCATGGTGCACCCAAATAGCATTTTGGTGGTAACCATCAACGGCTCTGGGTGCATCATTGAGCTTATCTTTGTGACACTCTTCTTGATCTACTCTGGTGGGAAAAAGAGGCTCAAGGTCCTCCTGTGGCTCTTATTGGAACTTATTTTTATCTCTGTTCTCACCTTTATCACTTTAACTAAGGTCCACACCTTCAAGAAACGCTCTGCCATTGTTGGAACCACTTGCATTCTCTTCAACATTATGATGTATGCTTCACCCTTGGCTATCATG AAACTGGTGATCAAGACTAAGAGCGTTGAGTACATGCCCTTTTACATCTCTCTCGCCTCTTTTGGGAATGGTGTGGCTTGGACAACTTATTCTCTCATCCGTTTCGACAAGTTCATAACT ATACCAAATGGGCTTGGGACATTGTTTGCGGTGGCGCAACTGATTCTGTATGCAACCTATTACAAGTCGACTCAGCGGCAGATAGCGGCAAGGAATGGCAACGGGGGGGTGAACTTGTCGCAGGTGGTGGTGGGTAGAGATGACCAATCCAAGCCGGATAATTGA
- the LOC114421091 gene encoding protein KINESIN LIGHT CHAIN-RELATED 1-like produces MPGLVSDAQPLGISVPDTPRQSQRTPSPLPKKPPSPSPSRSSKKKTPETPPLLSDASLDNPDLGPFLLKLARDTIASGDGPSKALDFAIRASKSFERCAVEGEPSLDLAMSLHVLAAIYCSLGRFDEAVPVLERAIQVPDVERGADHALAAFSGYMQLGDTFSMLGQVDRSISCYDQGLQIQIQALGDSDPRVGETCRYLAEANVQAMQFDKAEDLCKKTLEIHRAHSEPASLEEAADRRLMALICEAKGDYESALEHLVLASMAMIANGQDNEVASIDVSIGNIYMSLCRFDEAIFSYQKALTVFKSAKGENHPSVASVFVRLADLYHRTGKLRESKSYCENALRIYSKPVPGTTAEEIAGGLTEISAVFESVDEPEEALKLLNRAMKLLEDKPGQQSTIAGIEARMGVMYYMIGRYEDSRNSFESAVAKLRASGERKSAFFGVVLNQMGLACVQLFKIDEAAELFEEARGILEQECGPCHQDTLGVYSNLAATYDAMGRVGDAIEILEYVLKLREEKLGIANPDFEDEKRRLAELLKEAGKTRDRKAKSLENLIDPGSKRTKKEGAKRWPGLGFRI; encoded by the exons ATGCCAGGTCTCGTATCGGACGCCCAACCCCTCGGAATCTCCGTCCCGGACACACCCAGGCAATCCCAGAGAACCCCTTCTCCACTCCCCAAAAAACCACCCAGCCCATCTCCTTCTCGCTCCTCCAAAAAGAAAACTCCTGAAACCCCTCCGCTTCTCTCTGATGCCTCTCTCGACAACCCGGATCTCGGCCCATTCCTCCTTAAGTTGGCCCGCGACACCATTGCCTCGGGCGATGGGCCCTCCAAGGCCCTCGACTTCGCCATCCGGGCCTCCAAGTCCTTCGAGCGCTGCGCCGTCGAGGGCGAGCCCAGCCTCGACCTCGCCATGAGCCTCCACGTCCTCGCCGCCATCTACTGCAGCCTCGGACGCTTCGACGAAGCCGTCCCCGTCCTCGAACGCGCTATCCAAGTCCCCGACGTCGAACGCGGCGCCGATCACGCCCTCGCCGCCTTCTCCGGCTACATGCAGCTCGGCGACACCTTCTCCATGCTCGGCCAGGTCGACAGATCCATCTCCTGCTACGACCAAGGCCTCCAGATCCAGATCCAAGCCCTCGGCGACTCCGATCCCCGCGTCGGTGAAACTTGCCG ATACTTAGCGGAGGCAAATGTGCAAGCAATGCAGTTTGATAAAGCAGAGGATCTGTGTAAGAAGACGTTGGAGATTCATCGCGCACATAGTGAACCAGCTTCGCTTGAGGAAGCTGCAGATAGGAGGCTGATGGCACTGATTTGTGAGGCAAAGGGAGATTATGAATCAGCGTTGGAGCATCTTGTGCTTGCTAGCATGGCCATGATTGCAAATGGTCAAGATAATGAGGTTGCATCAATTGATGTTAGCATTGGGAACATTTACATGTCGCTTTGTCGTTTTGACGAGGCGATTTTCTCATACCAGAAGGCGCTTACGGTGTTTAAGTCTGCCAAGGGTGAGAACCACCCTTCTGTTGCCTCTGTTTTTGTGAGGCTTGCTGATTTGTACCACAGGACTGGTAAGCTTCGCGAGTCAAAGTCTTACTGTGAGAATGCTCTTAGGATTTACTCAAAGCCTGTTCCGGGGACCACCGCAGAGGAGATTGCCGGTGGCTTGACAGAGATTTCAGCAGTTTTTGAATCTGTCGATGAGCCGGAGGAGGCGCTGAAGCTGTTGAACAGGGCAATGAAGTTGTTGGAGGATAAGCCAGGGCAGCAGAGCACTATTGCGGGGATTGAGGCACGAATGGGAGTGATGTATTACATGATTGGGAGGTATGAGGACTCAAGGAACTCGTTTGAGAGTGCTGTGGCGAAACTCAGGGCTAGTGGGGAGAGAAAGAGTGCCTTCTTTGGAGTTGTTTTGAACCAGATGGGGTTGGCATGTGTTCAACTGTTCAAGATTGATGAGGCTGCTGAGTTGTTTGAAGAAGCTAGGGGAATTCTTGAACAGGAGTGTGGCCCATGTCATCAGGATACTCTTGGGGTGTACAGCAACCTTGCAGCTACATATGATGCTATGGGAAG AGTGGGAGATGCGATTGAAATCTTAGAATATGTTCTCAAGCTGAGGGAGGAAAAGCTTGGGATAGCAAATCCTGATTTTGAAGATGAGAAGCGTCGTCTGGCAGAGCTTCTGAAAGAAGCAGGCAAGACACGGGACAGAAAAGCAAAATCTCTGGAAAACCTTATTGATCCTGGCTCAAAGCGGACGAAGAAGGAGGGGGCAAAGAGGTGGCCTGGTTTGGGGTTTAGAATTTAA
- the LOC114423209 gene encoding bidirectional sugar transporter SWEET4-like isoform X2: protein MTATDIARTAVGIIGNIISGALFLSPAPTFVEICKKGSVEQYSAAPYLATLVNCMVWTLYGLPMVHPNSILVVTINGSGCIIELIFVTLFLIYSGGKKRLKVLLWLLLELIFISVLTFITLTKVHTFKKRSAIVGTTCILFNIMMYASPLAIMKLVIKTKSVEYMPFYISLASFGNGVAWTTYSLIRFDKFITIPNGLGTLFAVAQLILYATYYKSTQRQIAARNGNGGVNLSQVVVGRDDQSKPDN from the exons ATGACTGCAACTGATATTGCTCGAACAGCGGTCGGCATCATAG GAAACATCATCTCGGGCGCTTTGTTCCTGTCCCCAGC GCCCACTTTTGTCGAAATATGCAAGAAGGGATCAGTGGAGCAGTACTCGGCAGCACCATACCTAGCAACGCTGGTGAACTGCATGGTTTGGACCCTGTACGGTCTACCCATGGTGCACCCAAATAGCATTTTGGTGGTAACCATCAACGGCTCTGGGTGCATCATTGAGCTTATCTTTGTGACACTCTTCTTGATCTACTCTGGTGGGAAAAAGAGGCTCAAGGTCCTCCTGTGGCTCTTATTGGAACTTATTTTTATCTCTGTTCTCACCTTTATCACTTTAACTAAGGTCCACACCTTCAAGAAACGCTCTGCCATTGTTGGAACCACTTGCATTCTCTTCAACATTATGATGTATGCTTCACCCTTGGCTATCATG AAACTGGTGATCAAGACTAAGAGCGTTGAGTACATGCCCTTTTACATCTCTCTCGCCTCTTTTGGGAATGGTGTGGCTTGGACAACTTATTCTCTCATCCGTTTCGACAAGTTCATAACT ATACCAAATGGGCTTGGGACATTGTTTGCGGTGGCGCAACTGATTCTGTATGCAACCTATTACAAGTCGACTCAGCGGCAGATAGCGGCAAGGAATGGCAACGGGGGGGTGAACTTGTCGCAGGTGGTGGTGGGTAGAGATGACCAATCCAAGCCGGATAATTGA